Genomic segment of Alligator mississippiensis isolate rAllMis1 chromosome 6, rAllMis1, whole genome shotgun sequence:
ATCCTTGGCTTGACCTTGGAAGCTCTGCTGAGTTTCCAGCAATGAAGTGGACCGTGTCCCTGTTTACCACGTAGCCCACCTCTTCCTTCATTGTGTTTGAAATTTACCTGGGCCAGGCAAAGGAGGTCAGCCAGCAGCAATCCCACAGTTCCCTGTTTCTGACTCCTAGCCATTCTGTACCTTATTCCTTCTCTCTGCTGCCCATAAGTAGAGTCAGGCCTATAAGGAAAGACTTGTAATGCCAGACCCATTCTGGGAAGGGCTCCACTGCTCCTAGGTGTGTTATGCTTAAGAAATAAGAAGCACAAAGCAGATGGCTTTGCTGTGGGCCTCATGTGGCTTGAGCTGGTTGAAGGCTTAACCCCCGAGGCCAAGCCAGGATATCAGTGCAGACATACCCATGGAACTAGCTAGTGCTTATTTTAGCAGACCCTGAGACTCCTGAAACACCGTTGAAAAATGCGGTTTTATTGCTTCTGTACCATCTAGATTGAATGACCTTTTGGTGTGTTCAGAAGAAAAGTGCCCCTGCCCTTCACTGTGGGTGAGGGAATTGTTATAGCCTGTCTTCTTGATCAAATCCCACTATGAGATGTCCCATCAATAGCTGAGGATGCTGGGTTTGGGTGTCTCTGTAGGGAGGTAATGTGGGAATatcactttgatttttttttttttttcttccccaaggGCGAACCAGCAGCCAAGAAGTCCAGGACCAACCCTCAGGTTTACATGGACATCAAGATTGGAAACAAGCCTGCAGGGAGAATCCAGATTCTCTTGCGCTCAGACATTGTTCCCATGACAGCGGGTAAGAAAAGGTCCCATTGTCTCTCGCTTTGCCTCTTGCTCCATTGCTCTTGTTTTGAATTTGGATTTTGTtccctcctctctgctgcagagAATTTCCGCTGCTTATGCACCCACGAGAAAGGCTTCGGCTTCAAAGGGAGCAGCTTCCACCGCATCATCCCACAGTTCATGTGTCAGGCTGGAGATTTCACTAACCACAACGGCACTGGGGGCAAATCGATCTATGGGAAGAAATTTGATGATGAAAACTTTATCCTGAAGCACACAGGACCAGGTAGGGCAGGGTTCCAGGGGTATGACTGTGGGGTACCCTGCCAGTGACAACTCCAGCCAAGGTGGTATGGGGTGGATTGGTAGGCTTTAGGGATCTATGCAAGGGATTTCTAAGAGTCTGCTAAGTGCAAGCTTGTGTGAAGAGGAAACTCAACACAAAACCCCTTTGTGGCAGCCTTCTTCTGAGCATCACATGGGGACAAAGAAGGCAGGAGAAGTTATGGCTTTAGTGCCTCATGGAGTGTGACTGAATTTATTGCTACTGAACTGTGTAAGATAATCAGCCCTGGAGAGCAGTGCTCTTGCCTTATCCACAGATCACACATTTCCCCCATGTTGTACCAccagcaggctgcaggcttgAGCTGGAGAAACCATCTGGTGAGAAGTGGATTTAGTTTCTATCTAGCCCCGTTGTTCTTGGCTGAGGGGGGATCAGCAAAGTAGGAAGCTGAGTGTTTGATGTTTTTTGCAGTGTGGACAGTTTCACTTTATGCAGTGACTTGGGTATAATATAGGTCAGGTCACTGATGTATTTTACCCAGGCCACCGAACAGCTCTGTAGAACTTGATGACAACATTTGGTCACTGCTGGGTGTTGAGGAGGGGCAGTGTGTCATGGCCTTTTGAGACGGGCAGGGAAGTGGAGAACCATCCTCATTTATGATCTGAATCCTGCTAGCAGCTTCTCTCCTTTAGTTCTTGTGGCTCCACTGTGAAGAGGGAGCTGTTGATAGAGGGTTGGTGTGAAGCAGCTGGTGTTCAGCTGTCGTGATGTCTTTGGCAGTGTGTGGGAGTAGATTTGTAGTGAGTGGGGCACTGATTGCTTGCTCTTGCTGTAGGTTTTTTGGCATCAGGGCAGCTTTCTTTTTACCACTTGTATTACTAAGAGCCCTTCTCCAGGAGTTGACAAACTTGTAATGCCACCCAGCTCTTGTATTGCATTTCCCATCAACAGAACTGGAAGTGTTTTGCACGGGGCCTCGGCACCATCATCCCCATTGTACAGACTAGGAAACTGAGGCCCATGGAGGGAAAGTTCCTTTCCCATGGTCACCCTTTAGGATGGTGACATAGGTTCTGAGTCTGGGACTAGTAGCCTTTCTCTGAGGTAGTACTATCAGTCAAGAAAGGACAGTCTCCAGGGAGATTGTGAGCTAAGTCTTGAGAGATGACAGATGAGCAGGAGATGGCAAGGAAACAGGCATATATGATGACTGTGATGGGCAGCACGGCCACAGCACAGGGGTTGTCACATCCTGTTGGCACTATGGCAAGCGAGAGCTTGGAAGAGGCTCGTGAGGGAGCCCTGCCTCTGTCTCTAGAGAGCTCTTCCTATGGATAAGAGGCTGCACTGAAGAAAGCGTGAGGGCACTTGTCGGACACACATGGGTGTTGAAGGCTGGCACTCCACAGGCTGACTGAGGGCAGGTTGCTGGTGTGAGGATGTGTCGCAAAGAGCCTCAGAATGAAGACAAGCAGCACAAGCTGGATGCAGTAGAGCAGGTAGAGCTGGTCGAGGGTACAGAGAGAGATGCAGTCAAAGCCATGGGCTAGGAGGATGGTCTCTGCAACAGCCTTCTGGATGGGTGTGAGCAGGACCAGAGGCTGGCGAAGAAACAGTTGCAGTGATCAAGACCTGCTATGGTGAGAGTCTGGAGGCAAGTAAAAGGCAGGGCTTAGACGTGGCCTCGATGTGATGATCCAGAAGGCACTTGAAGAGGATACCAGGTTATGGGCCTCGGGGGCAAGATGGCAGGGGTGTCCACAGTGAGTGAACCTGAGGACAGGTGACTTGCTGAGTCCAGCACCGTGGATCCTGGCCATGACTAGGCTCCTTGCCAGGCCTCAGCAGAAATGATACATTGTCCTGTATTGTCCCCAGGGTTGCTCTCAATGGCTAACTCCGGTCCTAACACCAATGGCTCCCAGTTCTTCATCACTTGTGAGAAGACAGACTGGCTGGACGGGAAGCACGTGGTGTTTGGAGAGGTGACGGAGGGGGCGGACGTGGTGCGGCAGATTGAGGTAGGAAGTGGCAAGACCTCCCTAGGGCGCTCCTCGGGGCTGGCCGAGAGCTTGGTCCTtacctctgcttctcttcccttttgtctTTGTTCAAGGCACAAGGCAACAAAGATGGGAAACCCAAGGAGAAAGTGATCATCTCTGACTGTGGGGAGTATGTGTGAGCCCCTGGCATGCTGTGGGGAGCTTGGCTAGAGTGACCCAGGGGTGATAAAGCCTGGAGACTGTTCTAGATGGTAAGAAGGACTTCAGGAGATGGCCAAGGAGAAAAAGCTCTGTGCTTTCAAGGCCCAGCTGCTGTCCTGTTGCTTCAGAAGCTGTTGTGTGAACTTTGGATGATCATTCTGGTCAGGGCACCATGCAGAGAACACGACCGTGGGTACCTTGCTACAGAGACCAGGGAACGCTGCCTCTAAAGACGTTGGCAAGTTGTGCTTCTGCTCCAGCATCTGGAGTATCCCTGCCCCCACAGAGATCTTTTGTATAGCATTTCAATGTGACTAAATCTTTTCTaaatctttgcttttctttgaagCTTGGCTGGTCTCATTCAAACTGCCTTTGAGGCCTAGAGGTCAACCAAGTCAGAGACCTGTTGCCAGATGGTGGTGCCTGCCCCCAGTATCTTATAGTCTgttgaggctgctgctgggggagaggTGTGAAGCACCAGGAGTTGGTCCTCAGGGCTTGTTAAGTGCCTTTGACTGCTCAGCCAGTTGCTCTGGGCCTGTTTACACTGGTAGCCAGTAGCTTCCCCGGTATGTGCAGAACCTCATGTTGGCCTCTACATGGTCATGGCAGAATTTAACAAGTGAATCTTGAGTCATGAGTTTTAATGCATCAGCTTCTGGCCAAAGGTCCCAAGCTCCTTCTTAAAAGTGAACACAGTTGTTTCTTATCTGCAGTGTGTTAAGCTCTGTGGGGGTGGGAGTTCTGCATTACACTCATGCAGCTGCCTCTCTTGTTCCCACCAAAGCCCCGGTTATTACAGCACTCGGATTCCAGAAATACAAGGCCTCAACAACGCCTGCACCCTTCATTCTTTGGCCTGAGGTAAGAGGAGGATTCCTCGCATACGAGGCAGCTTGTGGGCAAGGGGGTTCCTT
This window contains:
- the PPIE gene encoding peptidyl-prolyl cis-trans isomerase E isoform X1, which produces MAATKRVLYVGGLAEEVDEKVLHAAFIPFGDITDIQIPLDYETEKHRGFAFIEFELAEDAAAAIDNMNESELFGRTIRVNLAKPMRIKEGSSRPVWSDDDWLKKFSGKTLEENTEAGAEAPKADTQEGEPAAKKSRTNPQVYMDIKIGNKPAGRIQILLRSDIVPMTAENFRCLCTHEKGFGFKGSSFHRIIPQFMCQAGDFTNHNGTGGKSIYGKKFDDENFILKHTGPGLLSMANSGPNTNGSQFFITCEKTDWLDGKHVVFGEVTEGADVVRQIEAQGNKDGKPKEKVIISDCGEYV
- the PPIE gene encoding peptidyl-prolyl cis-trans isomerase E isoform X2, coding for MNESELFGRTIRVNLAKPMRIKEGSSRPVWSDDDWLKKFSGKTLEENTEAGAEAPKADTQEGEPAAKKSRTNPQVYMDIKIGNKPAGRIQILLRSDIVPMTAENFRCLCTHEKGFGFKGSSFHRIIPQFMCQAGDFTNHNGTGGKSIYGKKFDDENFILKHTGPGLLSMANSGPNTNGSQFFITCEKTDWLDGKHVVFGEVTEGADVVRQIEAQGNKDGKPKEKVIISDCGEYV